The Ignavibacteria bacterium genome contains the following window.
AAGAAGAGGTTGATTATTACTGGGAAAAACTTTCTGAAGGAGGAGAAGAACAAATGTGCGGCTGGCTGAACGATAAATTTGGTTTGACATGGGAAGTAGTACCAAAAAAATTATTAGAATTTCTACAAGATAAAGACCACCAAAAATCAAAACGAGTAATGGATGCCATGCTTCAAATGAAAAAGCTCGATATAAATATCCTGCAGAAAGCATACGAACAATAACTTGAGGAGACGAGGGGTCAAGCTTACAGAAGATAATTTGTAATTTAGAATAGTGGAAATTCAAATGGGAATAGACTTCTTAAACTTATAGTATTTTAAAACAATAAAAGGGATCCAATGATAAAACAAATTTTCATTAATCTTCCTGTAAAACAACTAAACATGTCAAAGGAGTTTTTTTCAAAACTTGGTTTCAATTTCAATCCTCAATTCACGGATGAAAATGCAGCATGTTTGATTCTCGGCGAAAACATTTATGCGATGCTTTTAGTCGATAACTTTTTTAATTCTTTTACATAGAAAAAAATTTGCGATTCATCAAACAGCAATGAAGCAATTTTTGCATTATCAACTGATTCAAAAGAAAAGGTTGAAGAAATGCTGAACAATGTGATAAGCGCAGGAGGAATCGAGCCGACCGAACCTCAAGATCATGGTTGGATGTATGGGCGCAGCTTTCAAGACATTGATGGACATCTTTGGGAAATTTTTATGCAGATGAAAGTGCAATGCCGACAAGTTGATAATAGTTGATATCTTTCGTTCAAACCAAGAATTTAAGATAATTAAGAATCTGCTAGACAGACCATCAGAATTTCAATAATAACTACTTAAAACAATTACTATTCTCTTTTAAATTCTGGTTTTCGTTTTTCTAAAAATGCAGAAGTTCCTTCTTTGAAATCTTTCGTTCCACAGCAGTAACTAAAAAGTTCGGCTTCATATTTTTGACCTTCGGCTTGTCCCATTTCGTGAGTAGCATTTATAGTTTTCACGGCCATTCTGACAGCGAGCTGTCCTTTGGAAAGAATTTTATTCGCAAGCTCTTCAGAAATTTTCATTAATTCAGTTAGCGGTACAACTTTATTAACCAATCCAATATCACATGCAGTTTTTGCATCAATCATATCGCCAGTTAAAATCATTTCCATCGCACGACCTTTGCCAATTAACCGAGCAAGCCGTTGAGTTCCGCCGTAACCAGGAATAATTCCAAGGTTTACTTCAGGCTGCCCGAACTTTGCATTTTCAGATGCTAATCGTATGTGACAAGCGAGTGCAATTTCGCATCCTCCTCCTAAAGCAAATCCATTGACTGCGGCAATCACTGGTTTACCCAAATTTTCAATTGCATTAAAAACTTCCTGTCCCTTCAACGAAAAATCTTTACCGGTACCTGTATTAAGAGAATTTAATTCCTTAATATCGGCACCCGCAACAAAAGCTTTCTCTCCCGAACCAGTTAGGATTACTAAATCTACATTCTCATCATCTTTAAATTTTATAAATAGTTCTTTCAACTCTGACATGACTGTAGAGTTCAGTGCATTTAATTTATCCGGGCGGTTAATAGTGACCCTCGCAATTTTAGTGTTTTCAATATTTTCAAAAAGTAATGTTGAATACATAAATCCTCCTTCGTCTGCCCTGCAGACAATTAAAGTGAAATATAAACTGGCAACCTTAATCTGAAATCAAATCCAACGTAAGGTTCGTAGGTTAAGTAGTAATATTTTGCAATGACGTCCACAAGAAAAACTGAGACTCCAGCACCAATGCTGAATCCAAATTTTTGGTCGAATGATGATGAAGTTCGTAGTTGTGAACTGTATTCGGTTTTTATTCGTTCGATGAAATTATATCTGATATCGAATGAAATGAACGGTACAAAAATCGCTTCCGATGCAAAGACAGGATAAAATAAATATTCTGCTCCAAGTGAGAGACCATATATCGATTTTTGATGATAAGCATTATCGACTACTT
Protein-coding sequences here:
- a CDS encoding enoyl-CoA hydratase produces the protein MYSTLLFENIENTKIARVTINRPDKLNALNSTVMSELKELFIKFKDDENVDLVILTGSGEKAFVAGADIKELNSLNTGTGKDFSLKGQEVFNAIENLGKPVIAAVNGFALGGGCEIALACHIRLASENAKFGQPEVNLGIIPGYGGTQRLARLIGKGRAMEMILTGDMIDAKTACDIGLVNKVVPLTELMKISEELANKILSKGQLAVRMAVKTINATHEMGQAEGQKYEAELFSYCCGTKDFKEGTSAFLEKRKPEFKRE